Proteins encoded together in one Candidatus Bathyarchaeota archaeon window:
- a CDS encoding 50S ribosomal protein L22, which translates to MPSFKYSINGLDPDRTAIASGRDLRISPKAAREICNYIKGMRLEKAKEILEGVIAIKTPIPYRRHNKKVAHRKRAQGFDAGRFPQKAAGVILKVLNSVESNAEFKGLYSERLKIIHIASNRARVVRNFIPRAFGRSSPHYNHLTHIEIAVEEF; encoded by the coding sequence ATGCCCTCGTTCAAGTATTCGATTAATGGGCTTGACCCCGATAGGACCGCGATAGCCAGTGGTAGGGACTTAAGAATATCCCCAAAAGCAGCGAGGGAGATTTGTAATTACATTAAGGGGATGAGGCTCGAAAAGGCAAAAGAGATCTTGGAAGGGGTTATAGCAATTAAAACGCCAATTCCTTACAGGAGACATAATAAAAAGGTCGCTCATCGTAAAAGAGCTCAGGGTTTTGATGCGGGGCGTTTCCCCCAAAAAGCTGCGGGGGTTATACTTAAGGTCCTAAACAGCGTTGAGTCAAACGCAGAGTTCAAGGGCTTGTATTCGGAACGTCTTAAGATTATTCACATAGCTTCCAATAGAGCACGCGTTGTACGTAATTTTATACCTAGGGCTTTCGGGAGGTCCTCACCTCACTATAACCACCTGACTCATATAGAGATCGCCGTCGAGGAATTTTAA
- a CDS encoding 30S ribosomal protein S19, protein MPREFLYKGRNEEDLKTLSMDQFIGLLPSRMRRSLRRGISDRQRILIEKIRAWVPEKKPVRTHIRDLVILPEMVGKIVHVFNGIEFIEVRIDIKKVGHYLGEYAITNRPVRHGRPGIGASRSSMYIPLK, encoded by the coding sequence ATGCCAAGAGAATTCCTCTATAAGGGTCGGAACGAAGAAGATCTAAAAACTCTTTCCATGGACCAGTTTATTGGTCTCCTTCCCTCTAGAATGAGGCGAAGTCTTCGTAGGGGAATTAGCGATAGGCAGAGAATACTTATTGAAAAAATTAGAGCATGGGTCCCTGAAAAAAAGCCCGTCAGGACCCACATAAGGGATCTTGTAATTCTTCCCGAGATGGTTGGTAAGATCGTACACGTTTTCAATGGTATCGAGTTTATCGAGGTGAGGATCGACATTAAAAAAGTAGGGCATTACTTAGGTGAATATGCTATCACAAACAGACCTGTAAGGCATGGTCGTCCTGGTATTGGGGCATCAAGGAGTTCCATGTACATTCCTCTTAAATAG
- a CDS encoding 50S ribosomal protein L2 produces MGKKLRVQRRGRGGSVFKAKSMGKIAPTSYPPMSFETVIGVVSSLRHETGRGAPLAYIKLNQENGYYVAAPEGVYIDQEISLGSKAAAKVGNVLPLGSIPESTMVCNLELRPGDGGKIAKSSGSFAIVVAHRGEKTTVKLPSKRNVQLSNKCRATIGIVAGGGRTEKPFLKAGERFYLKRAKNQVYPVTKGVKMTAASHPHGGGRHRRPGKSTTVSRHAPPGKKVGLIAARNSGKKKRERGS; encoded by the coding sequence ATGGGTAAAAAGCTCAGGGTTCAACGGCGCGGTCGGGGTGGCTCCGTCTTTAAAGCCAAGTCGATGGGGAAGATAGCCCCTACTAGCTATCCCCCCATGAGTTTTGAGACTGTTATCGGAGTAGTCTCAAGTCTTCGCCATGAGACTGGAAGAGGTGCACCACTCGCATATATTAAACTTAACCAAGAAAATGGATATTATGTAGCAGCACCTGAGGGAGTTTATATCGACCAAGAGATCTCTTTAGGCTCTAAAGCTGCTGCGAAGGTCGGTAATGTCCTTCCACTTGGGTCTATTCCTGAAAGTACAATGGTTTGTAATCTAGAGCTAAGGCCAGGGGATGGCGGAAAGATCGCAAAGTCCTCCGGAAGCTTTGCTATAGTGGTTGCTCATAGAGGGGAAAAAACTACTGTGAAGCTTCCTTCTAAGAGGAATGTCCAGCTCTCCAATAAGTGTAGGGCTACCATCGGCATTGTAGCGGGTGGTGGCCGCACCGAAAAGCCCTTCCTGAAGGCGGGAGAAAGGTTCTATCTCAAGCGGGCGAAGAATCAGGTCTACCCGGTAACGAAAGGAGTTAAGATGACTGCGGCCTCCCATCCTCACGGTGGAGGACGCCATAGGCGGCCAGGTAAATCAACAACTGTCTCCAGACATGCGCCACCGGGGAAGAAGGTTGGTCTCATCGCCGCTCGGAATTCAGGGAAAAAGAAGAGGGAAAGAGGCTCCTAG